The following are encoded together in the Acetobacter vaccinii genome:
- a CDS encoding class II 3-deoxy-7-phosphoheptulonate synthase, with the protein MSATLTQPNPTSAPWMPESWRSFPVRQIPSYPDTAALDAVEQRLGAYPPLVFAGEARRLKSHLAQAAQGRAFVLQGGACAESFSEFKSDIVRDTFRVLLQMAVVLTFGAKVPVIKLGRMAGQFAKPRSSDTETQGDVTLPSYRGDIINGPEFTPEARIPDPVRMETGYFQSAGILNLLRAFSRGGYANLHQVHRWNLGFVERSPLANRYRAMAERIGETLAFMQACGIDAASSAQVDETEFYTSHEALLLPYEQALTRIDSTTGEWYDCSAHFVWIGDRTRQPDGAHVEFLRGVRNPIGIKVGPTTSVDDIRRLNDILNPNNEAGRITLISRMGASKIGEFLPPIMRAVRDSGQQVTWLSDPMHGNTISTQQKVKTRSFDSIMDEVKGFFSVCAAEGVPAGGVHLEMTGQNVTECVGGAQRLTEADLGDRYETFCDPRMNAEQSLELAFLIAEELTARV; encoded by the coding sequence ATGAGTGCAACGCTCACCCAGCCCAACCCGACGTCTGCGCCCTGGATGCCGGAGAGCTGGCGTTCGTTTCCTGTCCGGCAGATACCGTCGTATCCGGATACCGCAGCTCTGGACGCTGTTGAACAGCGCCTTGGTGCCTACCCGCCGCTTGTTTTCGCCGGAGAAGCCCGGCGGCTAAAAAGCCATCTGGCACAGGCTGCGCAAGGTCGCGCCTTTGTGTTGCAGGGCGGTGCCTGCGCTGAAAGCTTCAGCGAATTCAAATCCGATATTGTCCGCGATACGTTCCGCGTGCTGTTGCAGATGGCTGTGGTGCTGACGTTTGGCGCCAAAGTGCCGGTGATTAAGCTGGGCCGCATGGCCGGGCAGTTTGCCAAGCCGCGCTCCTCCGACACCGAAACACAGGGCGATGTCACCCTGCCGTCCTACCGGGGCGATATTATCAACGGGCCGGAATTCACCCCCGAAGCACGTATCCCCGACCCGGTGCGGATGGAAACCGGCTATTTCCAGTCTGCTGGCATTCTCAACCTGCTGCGCGCCTTCTCCCGCGGTGGGTATGCCAACCTGCACCAGGTGCACCGCTGGAACCTTGGCTTTGTCGAGCGCTCACCGCTGGCAAACCGCTACCGCGCCATGGCCGAACGTATTGGCGAGACCCTGGCCTTCATGCAGGCCTGCGGGATTGATGCTGCCTCCTCCGCGCAGGTGGATGAAACAGAGTTCTACACCTCGCACGAGGCGCTGCTGCTGCCTTACGAGCAGGCTCTGACGCGCATCGATTCCACAACCGGGGAATGGTACGACTGCTCGGCCCATTTTGTCTGGATCGGGGACCGTACCCGCCAGCCCGACGGAGCGCATGTTGAGTTCCTGCGCGGGGTGCGTAACCCCATTGGCATCAAGGTTGGCCCCACCACCAGCGTTGATGACATCCGCCGCCTGAACGACATTCTGAACCCGAACAACGAGGCCGGGCGTATTACGCTGATCTCTCGCATGGGAGCCAGCAAGATCGGGGAATTCCTGCCCCCCATCATGCGCGCCGTCCGCGACAGCGGCCAGCAGGTGACATGGCTGAGCGACCCCATGCACGGCAACACCATCTCCACCCAGCAGAAAGTGAAGACGCGCTCCTTCGACTCCATCATGGACGAGGTCAAAGGCTTCTTCAGTGTCTGCGCGGCCGAAGGTGTGCCCGCAGGGGGCGTGCATCTGGAGATGACCGGCCAGAACGTGACGGAATGTGTCGGCGGCGCGCAGCGCCTGACAGAAGCAGACCTGGGCGACCGCTATGAAACCTTCTGCGACCCGCGCATGAATGCGGAACAGTCGCTGGAACTGGCCTTCCTGATCGCTGAGGAACTGACCGCACGCGTCTGA
- a CDS encoding isochorismatase family protein — protein MTPPLSPPPGPQDALLIVDVQNDFLPGGSLAVAGAEAVIPVINAWAALPFGCVATSQDWHPPEHSSFAANTPAGPWPAHCVADTDGAALAADLRLPASTQAVFKGVDAETDHYSAFEGTTANGTPLADLLQAAGITRVFVCGVALEYCVRATALDARRHGFDTILLTEASKGLEADPTAVLNELTQHAITLLAHRPTA, from the coding sequence GTGACACCACCCCTCTCCCCCCCGCCAGGGCCGCAGGATGCCCTGCTGATTGTGGACGTGCAGAATGATTTTCTGCCCGGCGGCAGTCTGGCCGTGGCGGGGGCTGAGGCTGTTATCCCTGTTATCAATGCCTGGGCGGCTTTGCCTTTTGGCTGTGTCGCCACCAGTCAGGACTGGCACCCGCCCGAACATTCCTCCTTTGCCGCCAACACGCCTGCGGGGCCATGGCCCGCCCATTGTGTTGCTGACACCGATGGCGCAGCACTCGCGGCCGACCTGCGGCTGCCCGCCAGCACACAGGCTGTTTTCAAAGGGGTGGACGCAGAGACGGATCATTACTCTGCCTTTGAAGGCACCACCGCCAACGGCACTCCACTGGCCGATCTGCTCCAGGCTGCGGGCATAACGCGGGTTTTTGTCTGTGGGGTCGCGCTGGAATACTGTGTCCGCGCGACTGCCCTGGATGCCCGCCGCCATGGCTTTGACACCATCCTGCTGACAGAGGCCAGTAAGGGCCTGGAGGCAGACCCGACTGCGGTGCTGAATGAACTGACACAACACGCCATTACACTTCTGGCGCACCGCCCCACTGCCTGA
- a CDS encoding IMPACT family protein, whose product MTETLIAPHTLERDIKKSRFLASAMPVSTVQEAEDFIARIAAAGPDATHHCWAWQIGPHCRCHDAGEPSGTAGRPILQVVVAQKLDRVAIVVSRWFGGIKLGAGGLVRAYAGTAAECLREAPKEELIERIRLTFHCPFSLIGLVQARLPEWGVDSDPPVFDATGARFVLTIPAQWQDDITHRITDMTRGQTCVDVVEPSTDTIMA is encoded by the coding sequence ATGACAGAAACGCTCATCGCCCCGCACACGCTCGAGCGTGACATTAAAAAGAGCCGTTTTCTGGCCAGCGCCATGCCTGTCAGTACCGTGCAGGAGGCCGAGGACTTTATTGCCCGCATTGCCGCTGCCGGACCAGACGCGACCCACCACTGCTGGGCCTGGCAGATAGGCCCGCACTGCCGCTGCCATGATGCGGGAGAGCCTTCAGGCACGGCTGGCAGGCCCATTCTCCAGGTCGTGGTGGCCCAGAAACTGGACCGGGTGGCCATTGTTGTTTCCCGCTGGTTTGGCGGGATCAAGCTTGGTGCCGGTGGGCTGGTACGGGCTTATGCAGGCACTGCCGCCGAATGCCTACGTGAAGCCCCTAAAGAGGAACTGATCGAGCGTATTCGCCTGACTTTCCACTGCCCGTTTTCTCTTATCGGGCTTGTGCAGGCTCGCCTGCCGGAATGGGGCGTGGACAGTGACCCACCCGTGTTTGATGCCACTGGCGCACGTTTCGTGCTGACCATACCCGCCCAGTGGCAGGATGACATCACCCACCGCATTACTGATATGACCAGAGGACAGACATGCGTGGACGTGGTGGAGCCCTCAACAGACACCATCATGGCCTGA
- a CDS encoding beta/alpha barrel domain-containing protein, whose protein sequence is MTTPPTPAGLPGVAQARSSAALADADIRARTDSYFNRTRQLVSHFGDCEVTYAFFIRTPVISAPGIMLAWLDNVLKARGCTYSVNLIHPEGEWVGAGEPLLHITGPFSQLADLETLLLQKLGSPCVAALRAYQMALSLPRTRFLAMDARHCAGYEMQELMAYAASVGSRAARKDGATGFVGTANDAVAPFFETTHGLGTMPHALIGYAGSTVRAAEMFHDQFPNTDLVVLVDYFGQEITDTLAVCRRFPELAAAGRLAVRLDTHGGRFMEGLNPQDSYAVVNRHAPEALRRYRSDKELRYLIGTGVSAAAIWKMRDTLDDAGFPLVRIIASSGFGVTKCACMADAKAPLDVVGTGSYIPELWNETYATADIIAYDGVRRVKVGREFLFSATRPEQTKKDSHD, encoded by the coding sequence ATGACTACCCCCCCCACTCCCGCAGGGTTGCCCGGCGTGGCACAGGCCCGTTCCAGCGCCGCGTTGGCTGACGCCGACATCCGAGCCCGTACGGATTCCTATTTCAACCGCACCCGGCAGCTTGTCAGCCACTTTGGCGACTGCGAAGTTACCTATGCCTTCTTTATCCGCACACCGGTCATTTCCGCGCCCGGCATTATGCTGGCGTGGCTGGACAATGTGCTTAAAGCCCGAGGCTGCACCTACTCGGTCAACCTGATCCACCCGGAAGGGGAATGGGTGGGAGCCGGGGAACCTCTGCTACACATTACCGGCCCCTTCAGCCAGTTGGCCGACCTGGAAACACTGCTGCTGCAAAAACTGGGCAGCCCCTGTGTGGCAGCCCTACGGGCCTACCAGATGGCCCTTTCCCTGCCCCGCACCCGCTTTCTGGCCATGGATGCACGGCACTGTGCCGGGTACGAAATGCAGGAGCTGATGGCCTATGCCGCCTCTGTCGGCAGCAGGGCTGCGCGCAAGGACGGAGCAACCGGCTTTGTCGGCACGGCAAACGACGCCGTGGCTCCGTTTTTTGAAACAACCCACGGGCTGGGCACCATGCCCCATGCGCTGATCGGCTATGCCGGTTCCACCGTGCGGGCTGCCGAGATGTTCCACGACCAGTTCCCCAATACGGACCTGGTCGTGCTGGTTGACTACTTCGGGCAGGAAATTACCGACACCCTGGCGGTCTGCCGCCGCTTTCCAGAGCTGGCGGCCGCTGGCCGTCTGGCCGTGCGCCTGGACACCCACGGCGGGCGCTTTATGGAAGGGCTGAACCCGCAGGATTCCTACGCCGTGGTCAACCGCCATGCGCCAGAAGCCCTGCGCCGCTACCGGTCCGACAAGGAACTACGCTACCTGATCGGCACTGGTGTCTCGGCTGCTGCAATCTGGAAAATGCGTGACACGCTTGATGACGCAGGCTTTCCGCTGGTACGCATCATCGCCTCATCAGGCTTTGGTGTGACAAAATGCGCCTGTATGGCCGATGCCAAGGCACCGCTGGATGTTGTGGGCACGGGTTCCTATATTCCTGAACTCTGGAACGAAACCTACGCCACGGCCGATATTATTGCCTACGATGGTGTCCGGCGGGTAAAAGTGGGGCGGGAGTTCCTGTTTTCCGCCACCCGCCCGGAACAGACGAAGAAAGACAGCCATGACTGA
- a CDS encoding copper resistance system multicopper oxidase has translation MSVSSLPTGRAAISRRRLLAGAGALATLACLPPAARATPTCLPPGQIPPKPQDVFDLTIERTGVHILPQPQHAPSVNGQVPAPILRWREGDTVTLNVHNTLDEDTSIHWHGIRCPADMDGVPGLSFGGIPPGQSFTYRFPVKQSGTYWYHSHSNMQEAMGLYGAIIIDPAGGETHQYDRDYVILLSDWSATHPDRIVHNLKFQDDYYNFRQRTVASFFKDARRDGAMAVLRDRLQWAGMNMAATDISDVTGATYTYLMNGQPPTANWTGLFKPGETVRLRFINASAMTFYDIRIPGLQMRVIQSDGQDVEPVTVDEFRIGVAETYDCLVQPTANQAYTVFAQTEDRTGYARGTLTPHAGMTAPIPPMDPRPVRTMLDMGMAMTHGMKDMPGPAHDAPPLNVENQNVAAMPVNRLADPGDGLRNNGRRVLTYADLRATRPIADTRSPSRAITLHLTGNMERYIWGFDGKKFSEAEPIPLRLGERVRFVLINDTMMEHPIHLHGLWSELENGQGLYNPVKHTIISQPGSRLSYLVSADTPGLWAFHCHLLYHMDLGMFRTVVVS, from the coding sequence ATGTCTGTTTCTTCCCTTCCCACAGGCCGTGCGGCCATATCCCGCCGCCGCCTGCTAGCCGGTGCCGGGGCGCTGGCCACACTGGCCTGCCTGCCTCCGGCCGCCAGAGCCACCCCCACGTGCCTGCCGCCCGGCCAGATCCCGCCCAAGCCGCAGGATGTCTTTGACCTGACCATAGAGCGCACAGGTGTGCATATTCTGCCCCAGCCGCAACACGCGCCCTCTGTCAACGGGCAGGTGCCTGCCCCCATCCTGCGTTGGCGGGAAGGAGACACGGTAACGCTGAATGTGCACAACACTCTGGACGAGGATACCTCCATCCACTGGCATGGCATCCGCTGTCCTGCCGATATGGATGGGGTGCCGGGTCTCAGCTTTGGGGGGATTCCCCCCGGTCAGAGCTTTACCTACCGCTTTCCCGTCAAGCAGAGCGGCACCTACTGGTACCACAGCCACTCCAACATGCAGGAGGCCATGGGCCTGTATGGGGCAATCATTATCGACCCCGCCGGAGGGGAGACACACCAGTATGACCGGGATTATGTGATCCTGCTGTCTGACTGGAGTGCAACCCACCCGGACAGGATTGTCCATAACCTGAAATTTCAGGACGACTATTACAACTTCCGCCAGCGCACCGTGGCGTCCTTTTTCAAGGATGCCCGGCGTGACGGCGCCATGGCTGTCCTGCGGGACCGCCTGCAATGGGCGGGCATGAACATGGCCGCCACCGATATTTCCGATGTGACAGGGGCAACCTATACATACCTGATGAACGGACAGCCCCCCACGGCCAACTGGACGGGCCTGTTCAAGCCCGGGGAAACTGTAAGGCTGCGCTTTATCAATGCCTCGGCCATGACGTTTTATGACATCCGCATTCCCGGCTTGCAGATGCGCGTTATCCAGTCTGACGGGCAGGATGTTGAGCCTGTGACTGTTGATGAATTCCGTATAGGTGTAGCCGAGACATACGACTGCCTTGTGCAGCCCACCGCCAACCAGGCCTATACAGTTTTTGCCCAGACCGAAGACCGCACAGGCTACGCACGCGGCACACTGACCCCCCATGCAGGCATGACAGCCCCCATCCCCCCCATGGACCCGCGCCCCGTCCGCACCATGCTGGACATGGGCATGGCCATGACCCATGGCATGAAAGACATGCCCGGCCCGGCCCACGACGCGCCCCCGTTGAATGTGGAAAACCAGAATGTCGCCGCCATGCCCGTCAACCGGCTGGCAGACCCAGGTGATGGCCTGCGGAACAACGGCAGGCGCGTGCTGACCTATGCAGACCTGCGGGCCACCCGCCCCATTGCGGACACGCGCTCCCCCTCACGCGCCATTACCCTGCACCTGACCGGCAATATGGAACGTTATATCTGGGGGTTTGATGGCAAAAAATTCTCGGAAGCCGAGCCCATTCCACTCCGTCTGGGTGAGCGGGTACGCTTTGTGCTGATCAACGACACCATGATGGAACACCCCATCCATCTGCATGGGTTATGGAGCGAACTGGAAAATGGTCAGGGACTTTACAACCCGGTCAAGCACACCATTATTTCACAGCCCGGTAGCCGACTGAGCTATCTGGTCAGCGCCGACACGCCGGGACTATGGGCCTTCCATTGCCATCTGCTCTACCACATGGACCTTGGCATGTTCCGCAC
- a CDS encoding heavy metal translocating P-type ATPase, giving the protein MTQTVSFPVEGMSCASCATRLEKVLNRLDDVQATVNFATGRAQVSLPEGRAGVDTVLEAVGKAGFGVAPETVDLALTGLTCAACASRVEKLLNAQPSVQASVNLATERAHVSFVQGVTDPATLIAAVEKGGYGATVYQPEADTARTDRRAAEWRAELRGFLFALALSLPFLVQMVAMMLGLHWLEMPNIVQLVLGAVVLFWCGRGLHVAAWHAVRSGSATMDVLVVAGAGTAWLFSTVVTLLGLDQPVYFEPGALVVTFVLLGRVLESRARARASAGMESLLRLQPRTAHVERNGTEVDEPVDHIAVGDVFVVRPGESVPVDGVVLSGASELDEAMLTGESVPVAKKEGARLYAGTLNQTGMLRVKATQVGAQTMLAGIVRMVQQAQGSKAQVQRLADRVSAVFVPVVLLLAVLTFGVGWFWTGDIGRAVLSAVAVLVVACPCSLGLATPTAIMVGTALGAKAGILFRNADALEQARRLTVLVTDKTGTLTLGKPGVVAVQAAAGQTEAELLALAGALERNSEHPLARAVVAHVRDSGVVVPALEGFKATPGLGVSGQVQGQQVALGSPAFLAELGCGGDDALVSHWQEQGRTVIGVSRGAQLVGYLALADQIRPEAPAAVAAFKQRGLRVVMLTGDNERAARAVAAQVGIEDVLAGVLPGQKAEAVGRLKGQGQCVGMVGDGLNDAPALAAADVSFAIGAGADVALETADIVLMRSNLLAVEDAISLSHATVRKIWQNLIFAFGYNILGLPLAASGHLAPVVAGAAMAMSSVSVVSNSLLLNRWKPHRQG; this is encoded by the coding sequence ATGACCCAGACAGTCAGCTTCCCGGTGGAGGGTATGTCCTGCGCCAGTTGCGCCACCCGGTTGGAAAAAGTGCTCAACCGGCTGGATGATGTGCAGGCCACTGTCAATTTTGCCACAGGCCGTGCCCAGGTCAGCCTGCCGGAGGGTCGGGCCGGGGTGGACACGGTCTTGGAGGCGGTTGGCAAGGCGGGGTTTGGTGTGGCGCCCGAAACGGTGGATCTGGCGCTGACAGGGCTGACCTGCGCGGCCTGTGCCAGCAGGGTGGAAAAACTGCTGAATGCTCAACCCTCCGTGCAGGCCTCGGTTAATCTGGCGACCGAGCGCGCACATGTCAGCTTTGTGCAAGGTGTCACAGACCCCGCCACCCTGATTGCCGCGGTGGAAAAAGGGGGCTACGGGGCCACGGTCTACCAGCCCGAGGCTGATACCGCCCGCACAGACCGCCGTGCGGCGGAATGGCGGGCTGAATTGCGGGGCTTCCTGTTTGCTCTGGCCCTCAGCCTGCCTTTTCTGGTGCAGATGGTGGCGATGATGCTGGGTCTGCATTGGCTGGAAATGCCCAATATCGTGCAGCTTGTGCTGGGGGCTGTGGTACTGTTTTGGTGTGGGCGCGGCCTGCATGTTGCAGCTTGGCACGCGGTGCGGAGCGGGTCTGCCACCATGGATGTGCTGGTGGTGGCCGGGGCTGGCACTGCATGGCTGTTCAGCACTGTTGTCACGCTTTTGGGGTTGGATCAGCCTGTCTATTTTGAACCCGGTGCACTGGTTGTCACCTTTGTGCTGCTAGGGCGTGTGCTGGAAAGCCGGGCACGGGCGCGGGCCAGTGCGGGGATGGAAAGTCTGCTGCGCCTTCAACCCCGCACAGCCCATGTTGAGCGGAATGGCACGGAGGTGGATGAACCCGTTGACCACATAGCCGTGGGCGATGTGTTTGTCGTGCGGCCTGGGGAGTCAGTGCCGGTTGATGGCGTTGTTCTCAGCGGTGCGTCGGAACTGGACGAGGCCATGTTGACGGGGGAAAGCGTGCCCGTTGCCAAAAAGGAAGGGGCACGCCTGTACGCGGGCACCCTGAACCAGACCGGTATGCTGCGGGTTAAGGCAACCCAGGTGGGTGCACAGACCATGCTGGCGGGCATTGTGCGTATGGTGCAGCAGGCCCAGGGCAGCAAGGCGCAGGTGCAGCGCCTAGCTGACAGGGTGTCGGCTGTGTTTGTGCCTGTTGTGCTGCTGCTGGCGGTACTGACCTTCGGGGTAGGCTGGTTCTGGACGGGGGATATTGGCCGTGCGGTGCTGAGCGCCGTGGCTGTGCTTGTGGTGGCCTGCCCATGCTCTCTTGGTCTGGCTACGCCGACAGCAATCATGGTGGGTACGGCACTGGGGGCCAAGGCGGGCATTTTGTTCAGGAATGCGGATGCGTTGGAGCAGGCCCGACGGTTGACTGTGCTGGTCACAGACAAAACCGGCACGCTGACGCTGGGTAAGCCCGGTGTCGTGGCGGTGCAGGCCGCTGCGGGGCAGACCGAGGCAGAACTGCTGGCGCTGGCGGGTGCGCTGGAGCGCAATTCCGAACATCCATTGGCACGGGCGGTGGTTGCCCATGTGCGCGACAGTGGGGTGGTTGTGCCTGCTCTGGAGGGCTTTAAGGCCACGCCGGGTCTTGGGGTCAGTGGGCAGGTGCAGGGGCAGCAGGTTGCACTGGGGTCTCCCGCTTTTCTGGCCGAGTTGGGCTGTGGGGGGGATGATGCGCTGGTGAGCCACTGGCAGGAGCAGGGCCGCACGGTCATTGGTGTCAGCCGTGGTGCGCAACTGGTGGGCTATCTGGCTCTGGCTGATCAGATTCGGCCCGAAGCCCCGGCGGCTGTTGCCGCTTTCAAACAGCGTGGCCTGCGGGTGGTCATGCTGACAGGAGATAACGAGCGTGCAGCCCGCGCCGTAGCGGCACAGGTTGGCATAGAGGACGTTCTGGCTGGTGTCCTGCCCGGGCAGAAGGCGGAGGCCGTCGGGCGGCTGAAAGGGCAGGGCCAGTGTGTGGGCATGGTGGGTGACGGGCTGAATGACGCCCCGGCTCTTGCTGCCGCAGATGTCAGCTTTGCCATTGGGGCCGGGGCCGATGTGGCGTTGGAAACAGCCGATATTGTGCTGATGCGTAGCAACCTGCTGGCGGTGGAGGATGCAATCTCCCTGTCCCACGCCACTGTCAGAAAAATATGGCAGAACCTGATTTTTGCATTTGGTTACAACATTCTGGGCCTGCCGCTGGCGGCATCGGGCCATTTGGCCCCCGTTGTTGCGGGGGCGGCCATGGCTATGAGTTCCGTCTCGGTTGTCAGCAACTCCCTGCTGCTCAACCGTTGGAAACCTCACCGACAGGGGTAG
- the gltX gene encoding glutamate--tRNA ligase, translating into MKLRFAPSPTGLLHVGNARLAIANALYARRHGASFQLRIDDTDTGRSREELVDAIKQDLGWMGITWDETFRQTDRLDRYERAIAALKASGRLYPCFENEQELATKRETQIRQRRAPVYDRAMLKMTAQQRAQAEANGKVPYWRFMLSNKTVRWRDMVMGDCQVKLPSVSDPVLVRADGTVLYALASVVDDLESKVTHIIRGEDHVTNTGVQIDIAEALGAHPDHFRFAHMPLLLDENGSKLSKRFDACSLRTLRQDGVEAQALVSYLARLGSSDDPVLLPFDEQAALYDLSHISRSAARFDTRQLLALNHKLLAQLPYEAVSSRLPEGATEAFWLAVRGNLELLSETRLWHQVTCEDIIPPVQEGEESFLKEAAALLPAEPWDTTTWKTWTTALREQTGRTGKALFHPLRLALTGEEQGPELRDLLPLIGRKRALARLTPGAV; encoded by the coding sequence ATGAAACTCCGCTTCGCTCCCAGCCCTACCGGCCTCCTGCATGTGGGCAATGCCCGCCTTGCCATTGCCAACGCCCTGTATGCCCGCCGCCATGGCGCAAGCTTTCAGCTCCGTATCGACGACACCGATACCGGCCGATCGCGCGAGGAACTGGTGGACGCCATCAAGCAGGACCTGGGCTGGATGGGCATTACCTGGGATGAAACCTTCCGCCAGACCGACCGGCTGGACAGGTACGAGCGCGCCATTGCTGCACTGAAAGCCTCCGGCCGGCTTTACCCCTGCTTTGAAAACGAGCAGGAGCTGGCCACCAAGCGGGAAACGCAGATCCGCCAGCGCCGCGCCCCGGTGTATGACCGCGCCATGCTGAAAATGACTGCCCAGCAGCGTGCCCAGGCCGAAGCCAATGGCAAGGTGCCTTACTGGCGCTTTATGCTGTCCAATAAGACCGTACGCTGGCGCGACATGGTCATGGGGGATTGCCAGGTCAAGCTGCCGTCTGTCTCCGACCCTGTGCTGGTTCGGGCCGATGGTACCGTGCTTTACGCCCTTGCCTCAGTCGTGGATGATCTGGAAAGCAAGGTCACCCACATTATCCGTGGGGAAGACCACGTCACCAATACCGGCGTGCAGATTGATATTGCAGAAGCTCTAGGCGCACACCCCGACCACTTCCGCTTTGCGCATATGCCTTTGCTGCTGGATGAAAACGGCTCCAAACTGTCCAAGCGGTTTGACGCGTGCTCCCTCCGCACACTGCGGCAGGATGGGGTAGAGGCACAGGCCCTTGTGTCCTATCTGGCACGGCTGGGTAGTTCAGACGACCCGGTGCTGCTGCCCTTTGACGAGCAGGCTGCTCTGTACGACCTATCCCATATTTCGCGCTCGGCAGCACGGTTTGACACCCGCCAGCTCCTTGCCCTGAACCACAAGCTGCTGGCCCAACTGCCCTACGAGGCCGTGTCCAGCCGCCTGCCGGAAGGTGCGACCGAGGCCTTCTGGCTGGCTGTGCGTGGCAATCTGGAACTGCTGTCTGAAACCAGATTGTGGCATCAGGTCACCTGTGAAGACATTATCCCCCCGGTGCAGGAAGGGGAGGAAAGCTTCCTAAAAGAGGCAGCAGCCCTGTTGCCTGCCGAACCATGGGACACCACAACCTGGAAAACATGGACCACAGCCCTGCGTGAACAGACAGGCCGGACAGGCAAAGCCCTGTTCCACCCCCTCCGTCTGGCGCTGACGGGTGAGGAGCAGGGGCCGGAACTGCGTGACCTGCTGCCACTGATCGGGCGTAAACGCGCTCTGGCACGCCTGACACCGGGGGCGGTGTGA
- a CDS encoding HAD family hydrolase, which yields MPPVSLTLSRRLFGLGAASLLAMPRAWAATPPEMQERPPPQLDTLKWNPPLHAAIQALVNTHGRYSKTYDPQSRPYVVSDWNNTAIVGDAQQMLFLFMLEHFSFVLPVLDFRQLFHGLAPTGPLPAPFVNLHHQPVLFDALVDDIVEDYATLLGRYGQKPPPLPAEDLDKDPALQGFRARMAFCHQALTATRGPEVAQRWMISLLAGQHDTEVSTLSRATNEWGLGAAIATRNWRCPTDRPGKAGPVAASVTQMLRLTAEMANLFQILLEHGIDPVICSSAMEDVVALFASSAEYGYTVRHDDVFGARLAEKKHIMQPVEAPHTPLPFGENKVALIRKHFQDKRKRPPLMLFVGEDSSADLLTTYTATPLCCLINHKQTAAMQPFMREASNPVPAGKTRRLYLQGRDENTGEWRPHSSSILLGDSTPSLPV from the coding sequence ATGCCCCCCGTCAGCCTGACATTGTCACGCCGCCTGTTTGGACTTGGGGCTGCCAGCCTGCTGGCCATGCCCCGCGCTTGGGCCGCAACCCCGCCCGAAATGCAGGAACGCCCGCCCCCGCAGCTTGATACGCTCAAGTGGAATCCGCCGCTGCATGCGGCTATTCAGGCGCTGGTCAATACCCATGGCCGGTATTCCAAAACCTACGACCCGCAGTCCCGCCCCTATGTGGTGTCTGACTGGAATAACACCGCCATTGTGGGCGACGCCCAGCAGATGCTGTTTTTATTCATGCTGGAACATTTCAGCTTTGTTCTGCCAGTGCTCGACTTTCGCCAATTATTCCATGGCCTTGCACCAACGGGACCACTGCCAGCCCCCTTTGTAAACCTGCACCACCAGCCCGTGCTGTTTGATGCACTGGTGGATGACATTGTGGAAGATTACGCCACACTGCTAGGTCGCTATGGCCAGAAGCCACCCCCCCTACCCGCTGAGGACTTGGACAAAGACCCCGCATTGCAGGGGTTTAGGGCCAGAATGGCATTCTGCCACCAGGCACTGACAGCAACCCGTGGGCCAGAAGTCGCTCAACGCTGGATGATCAGCCTGCTGGCCGGACAGCATGATACCGAGGTCTCCACCCTCAGCCGTGCTACCAATGAATGGGGGCTGGGGGCCGCCATTGCCACCCGCAACTGGCGCTGCCCGACCGACCGCCCCGGCAAAGCTGGGCCGGTCGCTGCCAGTGTCACCCAGATGCTGCGGCTGACAGCGGAAATGGCCAATCTGTTCCAGATCCTGCTGGAACACGGGATAGACCCGGTTATCTGCTCCTCCGCAATGGAGGATGTTGTCGCCCTGTTCGCCTCCTCAGCCGAGTATGGCTACACCGTCCGGCATGATGATGTTTTTGGTGCCCGACTGGCAGAGAAAAAACATATCATGCAGCCCGTGGAAGCCCCCCATACGCCCCTGCCGTTTGGGGAAAACAAGGTCGCGCTGATCCGCAAGCATTTTCAGGACAAGCGAAAGCGCCCGCCGCTGATGCTGTTTGTGGGGGAGGACAGTTCAGCAGACTTGCTGACAACCTATACCGCCACTCCGCTTTGCTGCCTGATCAACCACAAACAAACAGCCGCCATGCAGCCTTTTATGCGCGAGGCCAGCAACCCCGTACCCGCAGGCAAAACCCGCCGCCTGTACCTACAAGGGCGGGATGAAAACACCGGGGAATGGCGGCCCCATAGCAGCAGCATCCTGCTCGGTGACAGCACCCCCAGCCTGCCTGTGTAA